A genomic stretch from Asterias rubens chromosome 7, eAstRub1.3, whole genome shotgun sequence includes:
- the LOC117292463 gene encoding RNA polymerase I-specific transcription initiation factor RRN3-like: MPERRSSAPLMSTDSVSTMATDGHTRKRSLTSEKEMKSIMDILQNCQRGSQADYLQLLQAIANPNLDPSTLIIWIKELQKCTSSLGQEFEPLVRALLRINWSASGPRLMKQYQLFVTHLISAQSVYLAAVLTMLAKNLLPSDPPPAILHSNPEELVAEHEAIERSKFTWVHETLGMLLHVAPATPRLLLPVLTDCFPWIKGSSYITNGYVKNLLEITGYLPELRVKILELIIHRMTELDANSPKEDIWDAESIAESVDKTDNSGGDDMQFKMDGVEEGGGHVDKDCIKDAGDEKKAAVKHEMGDKLDTLMSTMMVYIKESCFKNDEFQLEGARLLHKHLLQVFDKVILPTHGSSHVQYLLFYFCSFRQAIIESFLEYLWKRFTNPNTPAILRQATASYIASFISRANFLPHSTVTACLDLMVGWINYYIEKQESNPRLLQDVNVHGPFYSLCQAVFYIFVFRHRQLLEDNKGLHYVMGLNLERIVTCRLNPIRVCLPSIVNVFATLTRKYQIAYCYTIMERNNRSLHQVTKLHSSGAVMSLSSTNSLDSFFPFDPYLLPRSGAFINPMYRQWEGCKPEEEASAKKREEEEDEFVQYEEWDKDLPLGITPTNVACISPGFRS, from the exons ATGCCAGAACGACGTTCATCGGCTCCTTTGATGTCCACTGATTCTGTTTCTACTATGGCTACAGATGGGCACACCAGAAAGAGATCCTTAACTTCTGAGAAGGAAATGAAATCAATCATGGACATTCTGCAGAATTGTCAACGG GGTTCACAAGCAGATTACCTGCAACTACTTCAAGCCATTGCAAACCCCAATCTTGAT CCATCTACTCTTATCATATGGATCAAAGAATTACAGAAATGCACTTCATCCCTTGGTCAAGAGTTTGAACCTCTCGTTAGAGCTCTTTTG CGTATCAACTGGTCGGCGAGTGGTCCAAGGCTGATGAAACAGTATCAACTGTTTGTGACTCATCTGATTTCGGCTCAATCTGTGTATCTGGCTGCCGTCCTCACCATGCTGGCCAAGAACCTCCTCCCATCAGATCCTCCACCAG CCATTTTGCATTCAAATCCTGAAGAGCTGGTGGCTGAGCATGAAGCTATagagaggtcaaagttcacatGGGTACACGAGACACTAGGCATGCTTCTACATGTCGCACCAGC AACTCCCAGACTCCTTCTCCCAGTTTTAACCGACTGTTTTCCCTGGATCAAGGGATCATCTTACATAACA AATGGCTATGTAAAGAACCTGTTAGAAATCACTGGTTATCTACCTGAGCTGAGAGTCAAAATATTAGAGCTGATAATCCATCGCATGACGGAACTCGAT GCAAATTCTCCTAAGGAGGATATATGGGATGCTGAGAGTATTGCTGAAAGCGTTGACAAAACCGACAATTCTGGGGGAGACGACATGCAGTTTAAAATG GACGGAGTTGAGGAAGGAGGCGGCCATGTTGACAAAGATTGCATCAAGGATGCTGGTGATGAGAAGAAGGCAGCCGTCAAGCACGAGATGGGTGACAAGCTGGACACGCTCATGAGCACCATGATGGTATACATCAAAGAGTCATGCTTTAAGAACG ATGAGTTCCAGTTAGAGGGAGCCAGACTTCTCCACAAACATCTCCTTCAGGTCTTTGACAAGGTCATCTTGCCGACCCACGGCTCAAGCCACGTTCAGTATCTACTCTTCTACTTCTGTAGCTTCAGACAG GCAATTATAGAAAGCTTTCTGGAGTATCTGTGGAAGCGCTTCACCAATCCCAACACACCGGCAATCCTACGTCAAGCTACTGCCTCCTACATAGCAAGCTTCATCTCTAGGGCAAACTTCCTTCCACACAG TACGGTGACAGCATGTTTGGATCTCATGGTTGGATGGATTAACTATTACATCGAGAAGCAAGAAAGCAATCCTAGATTACTACAAGACGTCAACGTACATGGACCGTTTTATTCTCTCTGTCAG GCggtgttttatatttttgttttccgcCATCGCCAACTTCTGGAGGACAACAAGGGTCTGCATTATGTGATGGGACTGAACTTAGAACGTATTGTCACATGTCGACTCAATCCGATCAGAGTATGTCTGCCGTCCATAGTCAATGTGTTTGCCACTCTAACCAG AAAATATCAGATCGCATACTGTTATACAATCATGGAACGTAACAATCGGTCGTTACATCAAGTGACCAAGCTGCACTCCAGCGGGGCTGTGATGTCTCTCTCTTCAACCAACTCGCTGGACTCCTTCTTCCCTTTTGATCCCTACTTGTTACCAAG GTCTGGTGCGTTTATCAATCCTATGTACAGACAATGGGAAGGCTGCAAACCTGAAGAGGAGGCTTCGGCTAAAAAG AGggaggaagaagaagatgagTTTGTGCAATACGAAGAGTGGGACAAAGACCTCCCCCTGGGGATTACACCAACGAATGTAGCGTGCATCTCACCAGGTTTCAGGAGCTAA